Part of the Oncorhynchus kisutch isolate 150728-3 linkage group LG2, Okis_V2, whole genome shotgun sequence genome, CCTAAGGAGACAGGCATGCAGACAGACATGCCCTAAGGAGACAGGCATGCAGACAGACATGCCCTAAGGAGACAGGCATGCAGACAGACATGCCCTAAGGAGACAGGCATGCAGACAGACATGCCCTAAGGAGACAGGcatgcagacagacatgcagacagactacactaggtaataataataattataggcACAAGGAGGCAGTATGGAGTTCCTGGTCTGACGGTGCAGACTGTCTCAATAACTAGGCTCCATTCTCAGCCCATTCGGGTGGACAGCCCAACCTGTGGAAAGAAGGGGAGAGAATGTCAGTGTTTGTCGACAAATATGTACACACAAATactattttcctctctcttcctcacacacACCTGTGAGATGTTGATTCCAGTGAGTTTCTCCACAGCAGCTGGTAGTCTGGTCATGATGTCCAGAACCTCTCCGGTCAGTTTGGCAGCGCCCACCTCACCCCCGCCGCTGGAAACCATGGTAACCTTCTGGGCCATGGAGAGGGGTCTGCTGATCTCCTCTGCTATCTAGAGGACAGGAGGAGTGATGGCAGCTTCAGGAAGAGAACAGCAGCAGACAGGACTGCAGTAACAGTACACTACATGTCCATCTGTCATCCATCTATCCTCATATCCACTGAATCTGACCATCCATCCAATCTCTCCATCCATCCGCTTAAACTCTCCATATCTACTGAATCACTTTCCCATAAATCCTTCTCCCTATCCATGCACCCTCCCAGTCCTACTCCCAGTGTGACTGACCAGTGGTAGTTTCTCCAGCAGCATGTCCACCATGGCCCCCTCCCCGTACTGTTTAAAGGCCTCAGCCTTCTTAGCCATCTGCTCTGCCTCGGCACGACCTTTAGCCTCCAGAGCAAACGCCTCAGCATCGCCCCTCAtctacagacaggacagagaacaCATTAGTTCAAATAAACAAAGGTTGCATATATGAAAGAATAAATAAGAACACACTCAgttgccagtttattaggtacacccatctagtaccaggTAGggtccagaacagcctgaattctttgtgcatggaaacgttgctcaattggttTCAAGGGACCTACTCGTGTggcaggaaaacattccccaaacCATTACACCACCAGTCTGTACCATTAACACCAGGCTGGATGGGGCCATGGAGTCATGCTGCGGACACCAAATCCTGACTGCCaccagcatgacgcaacaggaaccgggattcgtcaagccaggcaatgtttttccactcaatTGTcgagtgttggtgatcgcgtgcccactggagctgataggagtggaacccggtgtggtcgtctgctgcaatagcccatccgtgacaaggactgtCGAGTTGTGCCTTTCGAGATGCCGTTCTGCGCCGccatttgcctgtttgtggcccaccTCTTAGCACGATCCTTGATGTtctcctccaacctctctcttatcaacgagctgttttcacccacaagACTGCCGCTGACTAGATGTTTtgtgtttgtcgcaccattctcggtaaaccccaGAGACTCGGTAAACCCCAGCTGTTTGAGGTACTGGAACCGGcgcgcctggcaccgacgatcacgccacgctcaaagttgcttaggtcactcgttttgcccattctaacgttcaatttAACAGAAACTGGATGCCAGTCTGTCCGCTTTATATAGCAGGCAGCGTGACTCATTGTCTGTAGGAGAGAACCATTTTCATGAACAAGGTGGTGTACATAATAAACTTCTGAACCACGTTGTTTTATGAAAAATATATCCAAATGGGAAATGGATGGTTTAATAAGGATGTGTATAATAtatgaaacaggaagagagagaacttATCCTAAAGTAAGGTTATATTAAGGGAAGTGAGCGATGTCTCCGAAGGAGGAGACAGGAAATTtagaatagagatggaaagaggaacagagaacactatggagagaggggaggcagggggagataCAGAGAGTGAGAACAAGTGGATGAAAGGGTGGAAGGGACAGGCTGTCGGGGGGAGCTAAGACAGGAGGCATATCAGACAGCTATTGTACTGGGGGTGAAGAGACAACAGGAGTGACAGAAGAGTGGAGGGACatgatagagaagagagaagggaggcgCTGCTGAACTCACTCTGAtggcctctgcctctgcctcagccTCCATGATGAGCTGTGccctgtgaaagagagagacagtttgAGTTGAGCTGAACAAATGTTGGCCCTTTAACAGGACTCACTGTCCAGGACTACTGACGACTACAGAACAGAACATACCCACAGTTCTGACATACTCCCATCATTCCCCTTTTATGGTGCCTTTATTTGCTGTTTACTTTAAAAGGTATTGTAATTAGACATTTAAAGTGTCTCAAAGGAATAGCAATGGTGAACTGGTAGCAATGGTGAACAGAAACAAATGCAAATGGTTGTGGACCTGTAAATAGATCGTTTGCAATGTTTTGCAGTCactttttccccaaacataaaTATGCTGCACTGCCCATGAATTCTGAAACATGGTGTAACTGGGAAAAAAGGACAACTACAGTTTGGTTACTAACAGCTATAGCCTACAAACTTCAATGTAAAACATCAACCACAGACTCTCATATCAACTGTCTGTTATAAACTGCGCTCCCTGTTGGATGCATAGGCTAGCTAGAGCAATTTTTAAATGATTATAATAGCCTATCTAATAGGTTCAATTAAATGAGAGATGTGCATGGTCATTCGTTCTATGGCTACTTCAGAAATATGAATATGGCCAGAAAATGAGGAATTTATTCTGCAATGATCATTATTTTAGAACGAAAAAAATAACAGCAAATGATTTCCATCTTATTATTATATTTAGCTACTTGTTTTTGGCTATCAATAAGAGTGTCCTCATAAATTCTTCATTTGCACAATGTTATTTTAGCCTTTTAGCAATGCAACACTAGAAACGTTGTGTACACATGGTCCAGAGTCTGCAGGAGGAGAAGTACATTCTCACCTCAAATTTAGTTTTTATAACTGACAACTTTCACGTGAAAACTGGCTCAACGAGGCCCTGGGTAATGTAACATACCGTTCTGCCTCAGCCAGTCTCTCCAGACGGTATCTCTCTGCCTCAGCAGGCTTCTTCACCGTGGCCTCCAGCTCCATCTCCTTGCGGGTGATCTCCTGCTCCTGCAGCATGATCTGCTGAGACCTCTCCACCACCTTCACCTGCATCGTCTCCTCCTCAATCCGCTGCTTCGTCTTCGCCACCTACATAACCCCAATACCACAACGGATTTACAAAACAACACTCAGACACTTCACATCAAAAGTGATGGCAGTGGAGGGAATTTGAGGATCATGCACATGTCTCAAGTTAGGATTCTGCCCTGTGTAAATAAACGGGAATATTTTCCATTATTAGAACATGACACACTGCCTCGGCTATATTGAGCTTCTGAGTGAGAGGATCATTGCACGGCCCAGAGTTTGGTGGCAGGATACCTGCAGCTGATAGGCCATCTCAGACTCTGCCTTCTTGGTGTTGACCTCGTAGTCGTAGGAGGCCTTCTTCAGCTCGTAGTCTCTCTGGGCTTTGGCCATCTCGATCTCATTCAGATACTGGGCCGACACCTTCTCCTGCATGGCCTGGGCCTCACGGATCACCGCGTCTCGTTTGTACTGAGCCTCTCCGATCCTGGCATCCTTCTGCACCTGAGCTGTCCTAGCTTTACCCAGAGAGGTGAGGTAGTCCTGACAGAGacagtgttattattattattagaaacATGGTAGTTTGGGTCcagcatgctgattggctgaaacagcatTTCAGCTGTGCGTATATCAGGCAATATACCACAAAAATACTTACTATTCTATTTATGTtcataaccagtttataataccaataaggcacctcaggggtttgtgtaatataccacggctaaggcctgTGTCCAGGCAGTCCGCTTCGCATCGTGTCAAAGAACAACCCTTTAtcatgatatattggccatatatcacacacCTTTGagacttattgctattataaactggttatgaACATAAacagaacagtaaacaagtattTTTGTGCAGCAATTTGTCTTGCATTCTCGAACACCGACTTTCAAAAAGGCATTTACATTTTTACCAAATCTGTGCTAATATCTAAATTTCAGACTGTTTTCTGTAATAATCCTTGTGTGACCTTCATACCGTAACGTCGCTGTATATTTGTCAGAGCGAACAAACCTGGTCGTCGTGAACGTCTTTGAGCGTGTAGCTGACCACGCCGATGCCCATGTTGACCAGGTCAGAGGAGGCCACCTTGAACACCTGCTCAGAAAACTTCTTACGGTCCTGGTAGATCTCCTACAGGGGAAGGATAATATAATAATACCATTTAGAAGACACttttatacatttttgtattGGTGGCCCCAACGGGGATCTAACCCAtgaaccctggcgttgcaagcgccatgctctactaactgagccacaaAGGACAAGTGGgttgtttacgtgctgctgtgcagTTTGTTGCTAATGTttctttgctacctgccaacgtTACGGTTTTTATTATTTTTCCCCCTCGCAcaacttttttcattcaactttttcaccccggaccctttatctggacatggttctacacgacctccaccagccgaagctaagaaGTAACATTAaaccttctaattgcagtcactgtactcataatatacaagagaacgatcgccttacggcgaggacaGCTGTGCTGCAAGctcagcttcagacgcaatcgttaagCAAGGGTCATTTAAGTGTAGGAAatgatgaaacagcgtctgtgccaccagtggGTACAGATAGTAGGATATAAATCCCttcgcacagtccccgcagccggacaactttctcatggcttctggaaggaaatgctgtaggaatgctcaaccagtgtcgctcattcagcagacagaaactttcaaccggttctccccatttaGCAACGAGTCGGTCCGAGTCTTCTCTCCACCCGTTGCGGGGTCTGAGAGGctgaagcctcccaccattagctctgacaaattgaacacCCTAGTCATTGCCGACTCCATTacctgcagtattagacttaaaacaaatcatccagcgatcatacactgtttaccagggggcagggctaccgacgttaaggctaatctgaagatgatgctggctaaagctaaaactggcgagtgtagataGTATAGgaatattgttatccacgtcggcaccaatgaTGTTacgatgaaacagtcagaggccACCAAGCAGtctctcacaactcaatcgctggttgaaaactgttttctgcccctcccaaaagatagaatttgtagataattggccctctttctgggactcacccacaaacaggaccaagcctggcctgctgagtagtgacagactccatcctagctggaggggtgctctcatcatatttatgaacatagacagggctctaactcgtctagctccacaatgagatagggtgcagcctgccagcttagtggagtctgccactagcacagtcagtgtagttaGCTCAGCTAACCtcattgagaccatgtctgtgcctcgatcttggttgggcaaaactaaacatggtggtgttcgccttagcaatctcactggaataaagacctcctccattcctgccattattgaaagagattgtgatttctcacatctcaaaatagggctccTTAATGTTTGATCCCTCACTTcaaaaggcagttatagtcaatgaacgaatcactgatcataatcttgatgtgattagcctgactgaaacatggcttaagcctgatgaatttactgtgtcaAATGAgacctctcctcctggttacactagtgaccatatcccccacgcATTGgcgtggaggtgttgctaacatttatgatagcaaatttaaatttacaacaaaaaaatactgttttcaTCTTCTAGTCGTggaatctatgcagcctactcaatcactttttatagctactgtttacaggacTCCTGGGCCATATATAGCGCTCCTCaccgagttccctgaattcctatcagaccttgtagtcatggcagataatattcacctTTTTGGTGACTTGAATactcacatggaaaagtccacagacccactccaaaaggctttcggagccatcattgactcagtgggttttgtccaacatgtctccggacctactcactgccacagtcatactctggacctagttttacTTCCGGGGccaacagagatggccgcctcgcttcgcgttcctaggaaactatgcagttttttgtttttttacgtgttatttcttacattggtaccccaggtcatcttaggtttcattatacagtcgagaagaactactgaacataagagcagcgtcaactcaccatcagtaggaccaagaatatgactttcgcgaagcagatcctgtgttctgcctttcacccaggacaacggaatggatcccagccggcgaccccaaaacacgacttcgtaaaagggggaaacggagcggtcttctggtcagactccggagacgggcacatcgtgcaccactccctagcattcttctcgccaatgtccagtctattgacaacaaggttgatgaaatccgagcaagggtagcattccagagggacatcagagactgtaacgttctttgcttcacggaaacatggctcactggagagacgctatcggagtcggtgcagccaactggtttctccacgcatcgcgcagacagaaacaaacatgtttctggtaagaagaggggcgggggcgtatgcttcatggttaacgtgacgtggtgtgatcataacaacatacaggtactcaagtccttctgttcacctgatttagaattcctcacaatcaaatgttgaccgcattatctaccaagggaattctcttcgattataatcacagccgtatatattcccccccaagcagacacatcgatggctctgaacgaactttatttgactgtttgcaaactggaatccatttatccggaggctgcattcattgtagctggggattttaacaaggctaatctgaaaacaagactccctaaattttatcagcatatcgattgcgcaaccagggctggaaaaaccttggatcactgctattctaacttccgcgacgcatataag contains:
- the LOC109907785 gene encoding flotillin-1-like isoform X2 — encoded protein: MIAGGRVFVLPYIQQIQRITLNTLTLNVKSDKVYTRHGVPISVTGIAQVKIQGQNKEMLATACQMFMGKSEAEVSNIALETLEGHQRAIIAHLTVEEIYQDRKKFSEQVFKVASSDLVNMGIGVVSYTLKDVHDDQDYLTSLGKARTAQVQKDARIGEAQYKRDAVIREAQAMQEKVSAQYLNEIEMAKAQRDYELKKASYDYEVNTKKAESEMAYQLQVAKTKQRIEEETMQVKVVERSQQIMLQEQEITRKEMELEATVKKPAEAERYRLERLAEAERAQLIMEAEAEAEAIRMRGDAEAFALEAKGRAEAEQMAKKAEAFKQYGEGAMVDMLLEKLPLIAEEISRPLSMAQKVTMVSSGGGEVGAAKLTGEVLDIMTRLPAAVEKLTGINISQVGLSTRMG
- the LOC109907785 gene encoding flotillin-1-like isoform X1; this translates as MFYTCGPNEAMVVSGFGRSPPLMIAGGRVFVLPYIQQIQRITLNTLTLNVKSDKVYTRHGVPISVTGIAQVKIQGQNKEMLATACQMFMGKSEAEVSNIALETLEGHQRAIIAHLTVEEIYQDRKKFSEQVFKVASSDLVNMGIGVVSYTLKDVHDDQDYLTSLGKARTAQVQKDARIGEAQYKRDAVIREAQAMQEKVSAQYLNEIEMAKAQRDYELKKASYDYEVNTKKAESEMAYQLQVAKTKQRIEEETMQVKVVERSQQIMLQEQEITRKEMELEATVKKPAEAERYRLERLAEAERAQLIMEAEAEAEAIRMRGDAEAFALEAKGRAEAEQMAKKAEAFKQYGEGAMVDMLLEKLPLIAEEISRPLSMAQKVTMVSSGGGEVGAAKLTGEVLDIMTRLPAAVEKLTGINISQVGLSTRMG